CATTCGTGGAGACGCACGGTCGAAGTGGGCACCGCACGCACTGTACTATGCCGGCCGGATTTTCTTGGACCGCGAAAATCGCACGGCCGCGAGGCATCGTCTGGAGCGTGCGATCGACTGGCCCACGCCATACGACTTCTCAGACGGTTTGGAGCAGATGGCGTCGCGAGCGCTGGATCGGTTGGAATCCGGGGCATAACCGTTCGCTACGGCGCTGGACCTGTCGCGTCCAGCCTCCGCGTGGGATTGCGTTCTAATACAGCGGACCTAGAACCTGGCGCGGATCGGGATAGGTGTTGAGTGCGGCGTCTCGGTCCATGGGTGCAACAACGCCGGGCATGTCGCCATCGACCGGTTCTTTCCGGGAAAGCTGAAAATGAAGGTGGGGCGGCCAGCCGCCGTTCTCGTTCTCCTCGCCAAACCAGCCGATCACATCGCCGGACTCTACGGGCATGGCGGGACGGACGTGTTCGAGCGTCTCCTTCGACAGATGGCCATGAAGCGCCCAGAGCGTGGCCCCGTTGACCTCGTGTTCGGTAATGACAGTGGGTCCGTAGTTGCGGGGAGAGTTGTGGTGTTCTACCGCGTAGACATGTCCAGGTGCGAATGCATGTACGGGCGTTCCTGCAGGTCCCCAGATGTCGATGCCGATGTGAATGCAACGGGCCTCGTCGTATAGATCGGCGTTGTTATACATCGTCTGCACACGCCGCTCGTCGTACCGACCGATTCCCCAGCCCTGACGGTTGATCTCGTCCGGGTCAAATGCTTCTGTAAAGTCGAATACGGGTAAAGGCTCCGGATGATGAACAACCGGGTGAAACGTTGAGCAGGGCTGTTTCGTCATGTGGTCGAGATCGAAATGAGGAGGACGTGACCGAACGGCGCACCTCGCGTCAGGATTTCCGGACAAATGAAGGGGGAGATGGAAACGGCGACATCCGTAGCACAGCCTGAAAATCGAGCAATGGTGTGCGGCGCCGAACCCGAAGACGCCTGCTTGAATTGCGGTGTCGAAAGGGTGGGGCGGTTCTGTCCGGCGTGCGGTCAACGGTACGTGGACGAGCCGATGACGCTCCGCTCGCTTCTCCGTGCCTTCTCATCCCGCGTGTTCGACCTCGACCAGGGGCTCCTGTATACGATACGTCGCCTGGCCATCGACCCGGGCGGTGTGTCGCGCGAGTACGTGAAAGGACGCCAGAAACCATACGTTCACCCGTTGGCCCTTCTTGTCGTGGCGTCTGCTGGAATTATGGGGATCGTCGGGATAACCGAGTCCACAACGCGATCGATTCTCATGCAGGTTGGTGCCGACGCGCTCTTTCGAGACAACGAAGCCGTACTGACCTGGATGTACGGAATGTTGGAGGCTTACGTCACTCTTTTGTTCATCGCATCCGCTATCCCGATCGCGTATGCTTTTTATCGGGCGTTTCGACGCATCGCAACGTATACGTTCACGGAGACGCTCGTAATGGTCCTCTACGCAACGGCTCAGGCAACGCTCTATACGGCTGTCTGTCAGTTCGTCGTACTGCTTTATCCTACGCTAGCCGGACTTCTCTTTGCCCAGGCGTCCTCCCTTCTTCTTTTTCCCGTACTCGCACACGCATCCTACGGGTTTTATCGACGAGAGAAACACGACGTCCTCATTGGTCTTTTCGCCTCGCTCGTTGCGTACGTCGTGCCCGTCGCGGTCGTCGGAGCGATTGCTTTTGCCGTTGGAACCATGATGCCCTGACGAGTCGGCGCTACGTGTTTCGAGGTGGCAGGTGGACATTGAGCGCGGACGGGACGATATCAATGGTTGCGGGTAAGCAGCCCACGCTCTCACCGTCGAGTTCAAGGAAGACAGGGGAGGATTGCTGCGGGAGAAGAGTGACGGAGCGAACACGGGTGGAGTGGATGTACGGGAGATCGGAATGATGGCCCGCGTAGATGTTGCGCACGTCGCGCAGGAGGCGTCGAAAGGGCACGTCGTCGAGGATCACCACGTCCAGGCATCCATCGTCCAGGGCCGCAGACGGGGCGATCTGCAGGCCTCCAGCGAAGTAGCGAGCGTTTGCTACGGCAATATTGCGAATCCGGTGCACACCGAGGTCTCGTCCATCGGCCACGATGCGAACGTCGTCGTGGTCATATGTCTGGAGACACCGGATGATCGTCGCGAAGTAGGAGAGGGGGCCGTGAACCAGGTTCGAGCGTGAGGCTTGCAGGTTGCGCACAACAATCCCCCCCAAACCTGCCGAGGCGATGTTGACCGCATATCTAGCTTCACGCCGCCCGTCCATCGTCGTGTATGATACGCGCATGACGTCGATCGCGCACCGCTCCATCCCGGTTCCTACATCTTTTTCGTCACCGCATTTTCGGAGCGTGCGAACGAAGTCTGATCCGGTTCCGCCGCCGAGCGGGAGAAGGGTTGCATCCGGCGCGATGCGTCCCTCCTCATCGAAAAAGCCGTTCACTACCTCATTCAAGGTGCCGTCGCCTCCGACAACGACGATCAGGCGTGCCCCGTTACGGAGTGCATACCGGGTGAGTGCTGTTGCGTCTCCGGGCCCCCGTGTCCACGAAATAAGTGCAGGACCCCGACCGAGTTGACGCACGATATGCTGGAAGCGTCGGCGCTCGTTTCGAGACCCGGCGACCGGATTAGCGATGACGTGTGTGGGGGTGAGCACGCGGGCGTGGTTCAGGAAGTAGCCGTCGGATTCGTCGTATTTGCCTCGCTCGAAAGAGGCGTTCGGTCGGCATGCTCAGCGACGTACGACAGGAAGTTGTCGAAGACCTTCTTCACATCCTGCGCAGCCTGTACGTTTTCATTTGTGCAGCTATCGAGAGCTTGTTGGACGGTCGACATCGGCAGGTCTTTTGACTCGATCATCGACTCTGCCGTCCGCAGATCGTACTCCGGGTGGAATTGCGTGGTGAAGACGGATCCGTGACGAAACGACTGAATACTCGCGTCATTTTTCGCCAGAACGGTCGCCTCCGCCGGCATTTCGACGACGTGATCCGAGTGCGTCGCAAACACGGTGCAGGGGGAGTCGACGCCTTCGAAAAACCGGTCGTCGTGCAGGAGGTCGACGGTTGTGTAGCCGAGCTCGTATTCACCGCCCTCAACGCGTCCGCCCAGGACTTCGGCCAGAAGCTGGTGTCCCCAGCAAACACCGAGAATCGGCAGGTCGGCAGCAACAGCGCTCCGGACCCAC
This DNA window, taken from Longibacter salinarum, encodes the following:
- a CDS encoding DUF3667 domain-containing protein, whose amino-acid sequence is MTLRSLLRAFSSRVFDLDQGLLYTIRRLAIDPGGVSREYVKGRQKPYVHPLALLVVASAGIMGIVGITESTTRSILMQVGADALFRDNEAVLTWMYGMLEAYVTLLFIASAIPIAYAFYRAFRRIATYTFTETLVMVLYATAQATLYTAVCQFVVLLYPTLAGLLFAQASSLLLFPVLAHASYGFYRREKHDVLIGLFASLVAYVVPVAVVGAIAFAVGTMMP
- a CDS encoding diacylglycerol/lipid kinase family protein, which encodes MLTPTHVIANPVAGSRNERRRFQHIVRQLGRGPALISWTRGPGDATALTRYALRNGARLIVVVGGDGTLNEVVNGFFDEEGRIAPDATLLPLGGGTGSDFVRTLRKCGDEKDVGTGMERCAIDVMRVSYTTMDGRREARYAVNIASAGLGGIVVRNLQASRSNLVHGPLSYFATIIRCLQTYDHDDVRIVADGRDLGVHRIRNIAVANARYFAGGLQIAPSAALDDGCLDVVILDDVPFRRLLRDVRNIYAGHHSDLPYIHSTRVRSVTLLPQQSSPVFLELDGESVGCLPATIDIVPSALNVHLPPRNT
- a CDS encoding peptidoglycan DD-metalloendopeptidase family protein, whose protein sequence is MTKQPCSTFHPVVHHPEPLPVFDFTEAFDPDEINRQGWGIGRYDERRVQTMYNNADLYDEARCIHIGIDIWGPAGTPVHAFAPGHVYAVEHHNSPRNYGPTVITEHEVNGATLWALHGHLSKETLEHVRPAMPVESGDVIGWFGEENENGGWPPHLHFQLSRKEPVDGDMPGVVAPMDRDAALNTYPDPRQVLGPLY
- a CDS encoding type 1 glutamine amidotransferase, with the protein product MGVSTGTENIGICPNEHQRSSGNQPTRMLHIALLDASLGTPYAKRNFERELSATLTVFDVNEGDVPPPLKDEDALRQAGIRRPFDAAVITGSQSSVYHDEEWIAHLSTWVRSAVAADLPILGVCWGHQLLAEVLGGRVEGGEYELGYTTVDLLHDDRFFEGVDSPCTVFATHSDHVVEMPAEATVLAKNDASIQSFRHGSVFTTQFHPEYDLRTAESMIESKDLPMSTVQQALDSCTNENVQAAQDVKKVFDNFLSYVAEHADRTPLSSEANTTNPTATS